A portion of the Macaca thibetana thibetana isolate TM-01 chromosome 9, ASM2454274v1, whole genome shotgun sequence genome contains these proteins:
- the SIRT1 gene encoding NAD-dependent protein deacetylase sirtuin-1 isoform X2: MCLCSGRKTILEIYPGQFQPSLCHKFIALSDKEGKLLRNYTQNIDTLEQVAGIQRIIQCHGSFATASCLICKYKVDCEAVRGDIFNQVVPRCPRCPADEPLAIMKPEIVFFGENLPEQFHRAMKYDKDEVDLLIVIGSSLKVRPVALIPSSIPHEVPQILINREPLPHLHFDVELLGDCDVIINELCHRLGGEYAKLCCNPVKLSEITEKPPRTQKELAYLPDLPPTPLHISEDSSSPERTSPPDSSVIVTLLDQAAKSNDDLDVSESKGRMEEKPQEVQTSRNVESIAEHMGNPDLKNVGSSTGEKNERTSVAGTVRKCWPSRVAKEQISKRLDGNQYLFLPPNRYIFHGAEVYSDSEDDVLSSSSCGSNSDSGTCQSPSLEEPMEDESEIEEFYNGLEDEPDIPERAGGAGFGTDGDDQEAINEAISMKQEVTDMNYPSNKS, translated from the exons GAAATATATCCTGGACAATTCCAACCATCTCTCTGTCACAAATTCATAGCCTTGTCAGATAAGGAAGGAAAACTACTTCGCAACTATACCCAGAACATAGACACGCTGGAACAGGTTGCGGGAATCCAGAGGATAATTCAGTGTCATG GTTCCTTTGCAACAGCATCTTGCCTGATTTGTAAATACAAAGTTGACTGTGAAGCTGTACGAGGAGATATTTTTAATCAG GTAGTTCCTCGATGTCCTAGGTGCCCAGCTGATGAACCGCTTGCTATCATGAAACCAGAGATTGTGTTTTTTGGTGAAAATTTACCAGAACAGTTTCATAGAGCCATGAAGTATGACAAAGATGAAGTTGACCTCCTCATTGTTATTGGGTCTTCCCTCAAAGTAAGACCGGTAGCACTAATTCCAA GTTCCATACCCCATGAAGTGCCTCAGATATTAATTAATAGAGAACCTTTGCCTCATCTGCATTTTGATGTAGAGCTTCTTGGAGACTGTGATGTCATAATTAATGAATTGTGTCATAGGTTAGGTGGTGAATATGCCAAACTTTGCTGTAACCCTGTAAAGCTTTCAGAAATTACTGAAAAACCCCCACGAACACAAAAAGAATTGGCTTATTTGCCAGACTTGCCACCCACACCTCTTCATATTTCAGAAGACTCAAGTTCACCAGAAAGAACTTCACCACCAGATTCTTCAGTGATTGTCACACTTTTAGACCAAGCAGCTAAGAGTAATGATGATTTAGATGTGTCTGAATCAAAAGGTCGTATGGAAGAAAAACCACAGGAAGTACAGACTTCTAGGAATGTTGAAAGTATTGCTGAACACATGGGAAATCCGGATTTGAAGAATGTTGGTTCCAGTACtggggagaaaaatgaaagaaccTCAGTGGCTGGAACAGTGAGAAAATGCTGGCCTAGTAGAGTGGCAAAGGAGCAGATTAGTAAGCGGCTTGATG GTAATCAGTATCTGTTTTTGCCACCAAATCGTTACATTTTCCATGGCGCTGAGGTATATTCAGACTCTGAAGATGACGTCTTATCCTCTAGTTCTTGTGGCAGTAACAGTGATAGTGGGACATGCCAGAGTCCAAGTTTAGAAGAACCCATGGAGGATGAAAGTGAAATTGAAGAATTCTACAATGGCTTAGAAGATGAGCCTGATATTCCAGAGAGAGCTGGAGGAGCTGGATTTGGGACTGATGGAGATGATCAAGAGGCAATTAATGAAGCTATATCTATGAAACAGGAAGTAACAGACATGAACTATCCATCAAACAAATCATAG